The nucleotide window CACTGTAAACCTGCGGTTTATGACGCCATGCAGAGCGCCTTCACAGTGGGGATTGCGCTGGGGATGCACTCTACGCCGACCGCCATTGATGAGGCGATTGTCAATGGCGATCTGGAGGAGCTGCTCAAAGACGCTCTGTCGAAACTGATCGACTGATTGATATGCGAAAGACGTAGCCTGTACGATTACAGGCTACGTCTGTTTTTTTAGTTACTTTTGTATTATAACATTTGTTATAGCATAAAAGTAACATTTTTGCAGTGAATATTACAAAACTGATCGATATTTTGAATACTGCATATGCAGGTGATTATATTGTGAGCGTAAAACCTGCCCGATCAACAGAGGATGGAGATTATGAGCAGATGATGATTCTGGGAACTGAAGTGCAGCGGCGCAGAGGTGGCATCACGCGGAATACTGAACAAATCGCCCTTCGCCTGCCTCATGAACTGAAAGCTGAAATTGACGGTCTTTCGGCCAGTCGCAGAATTTCGCGAACAACTATTCTACTCGAAGGCGCTCAACTGTTCATGCAACAATTTGCGGCGGAGAGGCGCAGTAACCATAGAAACGAAGCGCCCTGCTCGTGACAGCAGGGCGTTTCTAAATCGTCGTTTTTTCTCATAAATATACATCGGTAATTATGACATATGTTATATAATAACACAAATTTCGATAATTTCGCGAAACGCCAGCCGGATGGCCAGCGTTCCACGGATCTGGAGGGAGGGCATCCCTCTCCCCATTTTAACACACCTGACGCTAGTATAAAAACTTCGCATATTGAGCGGAGCGAACAGCGATCACAGATTGCCCAATTTGCGGCCTGGGGCTTTACCTTCACTCTCTTAAATGGCAAAGTGCCCTTCACAAAGGGGTGGCAGAACCGGCCTTTTACCGCAGAAGAGGCCAGCCGTCACCCTGGCAATGCGGGCGTTCATGCCGGCACCCACAGTAACAACACTGTTTGGATCGACACTGACACCGGCTTTCCTCATCTTCTCGACACGTTTCCCATTTTAAAAAACTCGCTCATTTCCTACCGCGACAACGCCCCAGAGCGGGGAAGGTGGCGATCCGCATAACTGATCGTCTCCCGTTGCGGCCAAAGCACGCCGGCCGGAGGAGAAACAACCCTTTGCCGAACTCCTATCTACGGGTAATCAGGCGGCGGTTGTGGGTACGCACCCATCCGGCGCCCTCTACCAAAACAATGGGCGGGCGCCTATCGAGATGACCTTTGTCGAGCTTGCCGACATTTGGCGAGCCTGGACAGGCGAGGAATTGACCGATACCAAAGCCGACAAGGCCAAGCGCCCTGCTACCTCCCAACCCATCGGTGATGCCACCACTAAGCCCACAGAACGCACGCATTCACAGAATAGCACGGCTGACCGAGTACGAGAGCACTGGACGGTTTTGGAAGTCTTGTGCCACTTTGTTGGCTGGGCGAAATGCGCAGTGAGCCAAACGGCGGATCCGTATTAGGTAACGGTGGGTTGCTCATTCAACCCAAGGGCGATATTTTCTATTCGTTCGCTGACAGTCGGGGCGGCGATGCCCTTGAATGCTGGGCATGGTGTACGGGCCTGAGCCGGGACCCAAGGGGCGGCGCTTTGTGGAAATGGCCCACTGACATGTTGCTGGTCAAAGGCATCGAAATAGAGCGCCCTACGCCGGCTGTTGACCTTCTTGCGCTGTGCGATGCCATCCTCACAACCGACTTAGGGCAGTTTGTTCCCGATGAACTGAAAGCCCAACGCAATGGCAAACCGGAATATCGCACGGCCTCAACCGACCGCCAAATCATCACCCGGATTCTACAGATCGCGCAGTCGGTCGCACCGACAACGTTAGCATCAACGCCTACCGGGTAGTGCGGCGTCAATACGGACGGCGAAACCGTGCAAGCCAAGTCGCACAAGAGTGTAGAGCCGGTTTTACGGCGCCATGCAGCTATTTGATGCCCAGCCAACCGACAAACCAAATACCTGGAATGTATCGATCAAAGTTGATATGATTACTTTTCCACTTGTAACACCAGTCTCTAGTGCTGCTAAGGTGGAAATCTAATCACATCAACTTTTTTACACTGGATGAATGACGACGGGTTCAGTGGTGGCACGTCCCGTCACCAACGCCAAGCGGCGCGGCGGGCCTCCTGCGATGGTGGCGACGATACGTTCCATGCCTTCCTAGATAGCCTATTACCCGGGTTGCAAGCGTGTGGGATCCCGGTCGTTGACGGGTTGCTGAACGCCGGCGGCAGCGGCACAACTGTCGATGAACTGACCCAATCATTTGGCCTCACCAAGTCGCTGGTGGCGACGATCATTCGCAAGTTGCGTGACATGGGCCTGATCGAGTCCCATCGTCAACATAAGGCGCCCTCTAGCCATATCATCGAAGCCCACGCCTTTCCAGGTGCTACAGTTTCGCCGACAGGGAGTTTTCAGGACCTATAACGGCGGCCTTTGTCGCTGGGAACGGACCTTGGAACGGGCGCAAAATAGAGCAGAAAACGGCCTGCGACCTCGCCACCGTGGGCGCTGACACCACACAACTGGAGCGCAAGATCGCCCGCCTGACCGAACAGCGGCGCCGGGTGCGTGAGCAGCTCTACCCATCTATGAGTAATGACGACCTCAACAAATGGGCCTATACACCGCTCTATCTACCGCCGGCGGGCGCCGAAACAAGCGCCGACTATGCCGGAACCGACCGCTGGCCCGGTATCGACTGACAGAACTAACCGGCCGCCTAACCCTGTCGGAGTCGGAATTTGCCGAGCTGGTAGAGTTAAGCGATATGTTGGGCGCTAACATCCCCTTTGCTGACAATCATTTGGGCGCAATACTATCGCAAACAAGCGGACATTGCGCAGATCATCACAACCACCTGTCGCTTGGCGGATGACGAGGCGGTGAAGGCACTATGACAACCTATAGATGCCCCACAGCGCGCCGCCTGGCCATGTTGCGCAAAGCCTGCGCCGGCGCTACGTGCCCCACAACCCGCGCCATGGTGCGGCGGTTGATGGCCGGCTGGTGGCCAGCCACACCAAGCTCAGAAAAGCCCGCGAGAGGAGCGTGAAAGGCCCATTTTCTTCGTCGTTTTTCGTCAAATCACACCGAAATTGATACAATTACTATTCGTGTAGTAGTGTTGCGTAGGTGGTGTATGGCTGAAAAACTGAGAAAAAAGGTTTTTTGTACGGGTGATGCTGCTCTGGATCTAATCTATGCCGTTGTGCGTCAAGTGCGCTTGGACATTCATTATAATGCAGAGATGACAGAGAAAGACGTGCCGCCGGCTGAGTTTTTAGACGAATTTCTTGACGGCGCTCGTGACAATCAGAGCGTGATCGTGCCGCAACGCAAAGCGCCAGCAAAGCACCGTGGACGGTGGCACGCATAGCCATAGGCTGACCTGTCATCTGTTGAAAATAATATTTTATTGCGCCGGTGCGCGGATCTTCTTGAGATCCGCGCACCCTTTTTTATTTTACGGACTGGAGAATGGATATGTTACCAGCACTGCAAGGTGAAAGAGGATCGGTGGCCCCATGACAGCAAACCTGTGGGACCGGCAGCCGTGGGACACTGATACGTCCTACTACATCTTTCAAACCTACTACCTACCCATGCAGCCCAACGAGCGCACGCTGGCCGATGCATACCGCAATTACCGATTATCAAAAGGTCTATTGAAGACAACGCCGGCAGGCGCGCTCATCAATGCCCCAGGCGCTTGGAAGAACTGGAGCGAAGGCCGCACACCAAAAGGCCACAAGCCAGCCGGCACGGTCTTTGAAAATAGCATAGGCTGGCCAGCGCGTGCCCGCGCCTATGACACCCATCTAAGCGAGCAGGCGCGCAAGGCAGAAGAAGAGCTGTGGAAGCAACGCCAACTCCAGATACGGCAGAAGGAATGGGACGCCGCCGAGGAGCTTTGGGAACGCTCTAAGCAGATGAGGCGGGCGCCGGTGTTTCGTCAAACTGTGACAGATGTTTTGGCGGAAGATGGAAAGACAATCAACCGTACCATCATCATAGAGCCGGCTGACTGGAAAGAAGCAGACGTAGCGCGCACAGTGGAAGAGGCCAGCCGGTTGGCGCGCAAGTCTGCCGAGATGGATCAAGAGAAGGTGAGTATAGGCGACTGGCGGCAAGAGTTAGCCCAAGCCGGCATCGATCCGGACTTCTTCTATGGCCTTTTGGTGGCAGCCATCGCAGCGCAGGAAGCCGGTGTAACGCAGCAGCATGTATTAGAGCTTGTTCGTTCAGCAGCAAATAAATAGACAGGAGAGAGAGTATGTCATTGAAGGCAGTGCAACAACAGTACAACGAAGCCCTTGCAAAACTACAGGAGTTAGATCGGGCTATTTCCGAAGCGGTAGCCGCCAATAGCCAAGTCGGCTACATCGTTGATGAGAGCCAGATCCGTTTTCAGCGCCGCCGGCACGCTGAGGTAGTTGATATGCATCGACGGACGCTGCAGGATCATCTCAACCGAAAAGATGAACTGGAAGGCCAGATCGAAAAACTGCGGGCTGAGCTGAAACGGTGGCAGCCTAACATGCCTGAACGATTGCTGCAAGTGGACAGCGACATTGCAGCAATCCATGCGACCCTTGGGCGGTACTACCCGTTTTTAGTGGAACAACTGAGAAGCGCCGCTATCCACGTCAGTGGCGTTTTGCAGCACTATCGCGGCCTGTGTGACCGCTTAGCCGACTGCGAAAAATCATTGCAGCAACTTCTAGCGTAGTGAGTGTTGAAACTGGCTTGCAGAAACCGGCCTATTTTCAATGAAACAAGGTAGGTCGGTATGTTTCTATGTTTTGCGATTTTATGCAAATGGTGACCTTCCTATTGATTCAGGCAAAAAGGGTGCTGTATGAAGTATCTAGCCCGCTTTTCCTGCTGATGGCCCTGGCCGCCGGCTGTGGTGGGAATGAAATAGACGCAAGCGAGATGAGTTCCCTTGTGTCTACCACAGATGGCGCGAACGGCATGGTGTTTTACTTTGATAATCGCTCGCAGTCGCTCCAGGGCACCTACTTCTATCCATACATAGCGCAACGGGGCGATGACTTTTGGCTAAGGCTAAAAATCATCTATCGGCCTGACACGCTCGTCTTTATTGAAAAGTACGTTGTGACCACGCCGGATCGCACTTTCACCATAGAGCCGAATCTTGACCGGCTTGGCGAAACGGTAGAGGTAGACTGGATTGATGGAAAGTCGGTCGAGAAATTTGACGGCTTTGTTGCTGACAAGGATCTGGAGATGCTTAGAGCCGTGGCCACGTCGCCGGCAACGGAGGTCCGCTTTGTTGGGTCACAGGGCGAAGGCAGCGTTACCCTGACTGAAACGGAGCGTAAGATCGTGGCATCGATCTTGGCAGCCTATGAGACGATGATCGAGCAGTAACAACACTACACTACAGTTGTATGATTAAAGTCTGATTTTGTACAACAAAACCATCATACAACTGTAGTGTAGTGTTGTGTATCTATAAATAAGAAGAGGTGATCGACATGTCGATCACCTCTTCTTATTCCTCATTCGATTTTATCAAGGCTGGCTACATATTCCTGCAAACTACCTTTATACAGCAGGCGTCCTTTGTGCTTGAGTGACAACCCGTCACGCTCGTACCATCGTTCATACAGGTACTGCTGTGAACTGTTACCACGCACTGATAAGCGATCCTCGAAGTAATGGCCAGGCGCCAAAAGCTTTTCCTCTGGACTGGCTTCCTTCGCAAAGGGCGCTATGTCGGTCAACTCCTGCTGTAGCGCTGCAATCTCATCCCGGTTTAGGTCTGCGAGTAATTCACGAATCTTATTGAGTTTACTTTTCATTGTGCCTGTCCCCTGTTTGCAATCGGTCTATGTGTGTCTATTGTATCATATTTACACACACACTACTTGACGATTGCTCTACGATGTGTGTGTAGATTCACTAAAAAAGACACACAATCAGGGCAAAAAGAAACCGGCTGAAGCGTTCCCC belongs to Chloracidobacterium sp. and includes:
- a CDS encoding winged helix-turn-helix transcriptional regulator, with translation MQACGIPVVDGLLNAGGSGTTVDELTQSFGLTKSLVATIIRKLRDMGLIESHRQHKAPSSHIIEAHAFPGATVSPTGSFQDL